The genomic region ACCCCGCTGTGCCGGCGCACCAGAGCATTCAGCCTGAGTTTGAGTTCCTTGAGTGAAAACGGCTTGACCATATAATCGTCCGCGCCCTGCTCGAACCCGTCGATTCGGTCCGCCAGCGTATCACGGGCGGTCAGCATCAAAATGGGAACCCAGTTGCCTGCATCCTGACGCAGCCGTCGGCACAATTCCAGACCGTCGATGCCCGGCAGAGTCAGGTCCAGCACGATCGCTTCGTACGGGTTGACCACCGCCAAATGCAGGCCGGTGATACCGTCCGCAGCGGTATCGACAATGTCGCCCTGACTTTCCAGATAGTCCGTCAGCTCGAAAGAGAGATCCTTGTTGTCTTCAATGATGAGTAACCGCATAATCGCACCGGCAAAGCCGAACGCCGGCTCATTCCGTCCGGCTCAGGGTTCCTTGCCGACGATTTTACCTTCGCCGTCCACAGAGACATTCCACTCGCCGTCCGAAGAAGTCACGGTAAAATCGTATTCTTCGCCCGGCCCGTTCGGATTGACCACCAGTATCGCTTCCTTGATTTTGTAATCGTTGAAAGCGGCTTTCAAATTGTCGAAAGCGGCGGGTGGAACCATGCCGGAGGCATCGACCAGTACGCCGTT from Methylosarcina fibrata AML-C10 harbors:
- a CDS encoding response regulator transcription factor, encoding MRLLIIEDNKDLSFELTDYLESQGDIVDTAADGITGLHLAVVNPYEAIVLDLTLPGIDGLELCRRLRQDAGNWVPILMLTARDTLADRIDGFEQGADDYMVKPFSLKELKLRLNALVRRHSGVHQHAMLRVADLELQPDTREVRRGGMPIELTAIEFQILELLMRKSPSVVTRPNLEYAVWGDTPPDGEALRVHIHHLRQAIDKSFTPPLLHTIRGVGYQLKADNALPS